CCGTGCTCAAAAATGAACTCAATTGCAACATCCCGAAGTAAAAATGGGCGCTTAATCAAAATCACTAATTTTGCAAGTTCCCATGAAATTATTAATCTCTCTTTTTCATTTTTGATTGATGACTCTGTTGTACCTGCTATCAGACGTGCTGTGACATCACGCGCTGAAGATGGAACATCTGCTAAGTTACAAACTTTCTTCTCCTTAGATGAAAAGATATAATTTTCGATGAAGTAAAGATGGTAAGACCCCAACACTAATATTCCTTCCGTTAAATTGAGTCCTGTTATTCTGGTGCAATTCCATATTCGCCTAATGTTATCGCCGCTTTTTAAACTTCTTAGAACTTTGCGGTTATTATCCTCAGTATCTTTATTGGCAATATCAAGCTTCTCTATATCTGGAACCAATTTAGAAGGCACTATTCCGCCATGGTAGTATTTTATTTGATTTGATTGACTATTAGGCGTTATAGTCCTGTCAGTTACCAGTTGTTGATTGTCGCTATTTTCAAGTGGATTGAGGTATAATGAAACCAGCCGCTTTTTCATACGATTATAGTCTTCACATGCGTCCAAAGACCATTCTTGTCTGAAAGTGCTGCTAAACCCATGAAGCTTTTTGAACTTTTCGGTATCAAGTTTCAAATCATTCATCTTTTGATGAGAATGGATCAGATCTCCTTCAAGATCATTAATAAAATTTAAAACTCTTTTCGACTCACTTTTCACTATTTTCTGTGCAAATAAAGCGTTATCTTTCTTGAAGATGTTGTAAATATTCTGCGTTTCAATCAAAACGTTCTCCATAACACTTGACTTTATTTGCAGCAAGGATTCATACGCTGCGCCTTTGGAAGAAAATTCATTACTATCATTCATAGTCACCTTTTTAACAAGTGTATTCTGAAGGAATTCCGAATAAATGGGATCAAAGCTAGCCGTTGCTTTAGGTGACTGTAAACTTCTAATTACCTCATCGTCATTTGACGCCATAATTTGAGAAAGATACCCAGAGATTGTTTCTCTGTGCGACCGACTTAAAATATATGCAACCGAACGCAATTTACCTTCATGATGAACTATTATGGTCCTTAAACAGCTGACGGCTAATACCACATTTTCATTTCCGGGAAGCTTTTGGATACAATATATCAAAAATACCATACATATAGATGAAAAATCCTTTTCAACTTTACTGGTTTTCATTCCAAATAATGCTTCTTGAAAAAACAGTAGTCTCTTAAGGAATTCAGTCCATTGCACTTCAGATAACCCTAGCTGCTGATTCATAATTAGATATAGGAAGTTGTACATCACAGATTGCACAAGTTGGATAAGCTTACTAACATCGGATTGTTTCGGGTTAGTAATGCTGCAATCCTTTACAACATCTAATAAGGTCAGTCCACACTTTTGTAGCCTCAAATATTCCTCTGGATCGCGTAAAAATGAACATAATAAAGCCtgaacttcttcaaaaatACCTATAATATTCTTAAATACTGAGGGCGTTTGTTGAAGTTGAGCTTCTAAGATAAATTGCGGCTCTAGAAACTTCTCCAAAACAATAGGAAGAATTTCCATACAAATAAATGGCTTGATGTAGTTAATATGCTTGTTGGAGGTCTTCTTTCCAGTGTAGGGTTCATTCGCACCTTTCATGGATAAAATTCCGCGCAAGTAATCTAAAAAGACTAAACTGTGATCTTGCTTTACGTGTCGCAGAACATTATTTGCCATGAACTCAACTATGCAGGCCGCTGACTTGCGATGTAAGTGCTTATGCGGTGAGGCTTGTAAACTAACCAATAAATTTGAAAGATGCTCAGTCAAAGGGGATGCATTAGGGTCAAATAATAGAGTTTCAAAGTTTCCTCCATTTGCGGATTCTTTTAACATGGAAATATATGAGCAAATGCTAGATTCTAAGCGTTCGATAACAGCTTCTTCAACTCCACGATCAACAAAATGTTGGAAGAAAGAGAGTATCAAAGCATGGACTTCAATTGCTATATGGGAAATATCCGTTCCTTCCAGGTGAGCTGTTCTATCATAATCTGGACTATTTGGATCAATCGCCTGGCCTACTGATATCGAAAACAGCAGTTTCACGATCTTCTCAAGTCTAAAATAAGCAGTGGACTTTAAAATCGACAATAACAGCAAATATCCACCACTTTTTGCAAAGGACTTATGAGCGCTATGCTGGATTGAAAGGCATTTAAAGAGGAGCGAAAGGCCTGTTACAGTTAGAGATTCACCGATGGATCCCTCATTTATTATTACCATGAGAATTTTAAGTGGAATTGAGTTGCATATTTTTCCCACCATAATTTGGTCATCTTCTTTTAGAGCTTTTAGGAGTACTTTATCAATTGAATTGAGCACAATATCCGCACTCTCAAAATGGTAGCTTTTCAGCTCGTAGTATACAAAATGTAAAAGATATGCAATATCCTTATGGGTTAAATCAGTCTGTAGTAAAGATGCATAAAAGTTTACCAAATCCGGGCGTAAATTGTTAATAATATTTTGTTTCCCTGCTTCAGAGTAAAGCAAATGCTGTTGGATAGTAAACGCTTCAATTATTTTCAAATCCTTTATCTGCAATTTATTGTATTCACTATAGTTGGAGTGTTGTATCCAATCAGTCTGGAATAGCAGAAACCTTAAAATCTCACATTGTTCCTGTGATATAGATGCTCCATTCGCCCATAACCCTAAATTCATAACTAGCTTCTTGTATGCATCTTTATTTGATATCATTGATAATGACGGATCATCGTTACGCCAGCCGCAAAAACCTAGGATTAAATTTAAGAAATCAATTGACATGGCAGTTCCAGATTTCTCTGATAAACTACCAGTTAACAAGTGACTTAATAGCGTATATCCAAACTCTGATTCAAATTGTCTTTTCAAACTTCTACACTTtagtaaaataaaaagaTGTTCTAGCAGCCCATAGATAAAGCCCACCTCGCTTGCTTCCCATATGAGAATGATAACTATTCTCAACGCAAATATGGCGTTCATGTTCGATAAAATATCACTGCTTTTATAATAGAGACACTTGCTGTACTCAGCAGCATTATCATCGGATAGTGAAAGCGTATAGCTAGCAGAGTCTCTCTCTAACGTAGCAATCCACGTCCTAGCTAGCCGGTCATCTAATATATTACTTTCCGCAAGACTCCTGAATTGAGTATAATCTACCATGTGTTGTGTTCCTCCCAAAGCCAGGTTTTCGTAAAAAGGAGCCCAATCTTCATTCACACACCATAGTAGTCCCATCTTATGAATCAGCTTTAGCATTGAACCCGAAAGATCATTTTTCCATATAGTGATTCTGTAAAGCTTAAACGATGAATTTGTTGAGCCAAGCTCCAACCTGTCAAATACATTAATTTCGCTCTGTATTAGGTTTACAGATTGTACGTTGTTACCATCAATGTTAAGAGTTAATTGAATACCGTCAAATACAAGTGCCACATGATAAATTGTCAATAGGGAGAAGTCAAACGCATCGAACATGGCTATGATAAACTCATCATTTGTAACATAAAGTACGCCTTCTTTTACTTCGACGCATATATTGCCCGCAATAGTCAGGATTCGGTTCGAGCTTACATTCAACAACTCTAACCATATATCTATAGTGAATGACGTTAATCCTGTTTCCAGGAAAAACATATAATAACAATTCTCAAATTGAAGGTAGGATTGTAAGTACGGCTCCGTTAGCCCTTCCGCAAGGTGGTTCAATACATTAAGTTTTGAAGACCTATTACTATCAATATCCGTGTATAAAATAAGTAAATCAATCGGATTTGCTGATACTGAAAGAACATCATAATAGAGCTCCCTTAGTCTTATCAATACGATTTCATCTTCACACGTATCGAGCCTTAATTTTAAATCGCCTTTAAGCCCGAACTCATTTGCAAATAACTGTTTATTGAGAAGTGAGTTACTTATCAGCAATATCACAAGTTGTAGTGCAACTGCATAACCCGTTCGAGTGCTCTCATCGTACTCATACTTTATAAATTCTCTCCAAGCATCATAATTATTTTTGAAGTCCCTTACCGCGGCTCCCAAATTAGTAAGCTTCTCAGCAAACTCGAGTTCAATGTATTCTCTGATTGAATCCTTTGTATTCCCGTCAATGTGGAGATTTGTTAATAGCTCACGTAAAATATGTTGTTTTGATTCTCCTTCGCCCTTCTCGAAGCTCAAATCAAGCAATTCATCCAGCAGCTCGGCCAAATTTCTGGTACCATTAACCATTAGTTGCTATCAAAATAGTTTTCTGAAAGTTCATGCGGTTCGGTGGGATTGTTTAATCGCTTTTAATCGTGGCATAAATATGTAGAATTCAATCAAGGGATAAAATACTAAAAGCGGTTACTTTAGCCGCACGAGCAATGAATTACAAAGCAAAATTAAAATGTCGGAATAAATCATAGCAAAGTGTCCTCAACTACCTTTTTATATTTAATGAAGCTACAGTTACATAAAAGCTGAACACCTATTTCCCGTACTGTTCCTTAACCTTGGTTAACTTCTGTTCTCTAACGGCCTGCGCAACTTCCGGATCGAATTTCTCCACCAAAATCGGAAGCAGCATCAAGGCGATTATCGTAATAACTGCCGCCAATTTGTATTTGGAGTTCACTATACTGGCAAGTGGACCGCTACTGAACATGCCAGGATTCCTTGAAACGTAATATGACCTCCAGGGCACCGCTTGTACGTATGTTATAACAATATCCGGGTCAACATCTAGCTTCTGTAATTCATCCGGATATATAATGTCAGGAGATGGAAAATGCTCCTTTCCAAATATATTTTGATAAGCATTGATGGTAACATTGTTCTCATTGCCATTGTTGATAATCTCTATCAGTACTCTATTAGGCTTTAAATTGTAGTCTAGTGATTGCGGCACCAGCTGATAATATGTAGGAGTGCTACCAGCCTCAATAGGCACATCTGTAAATTCAAAGTGGCCATGTATATCTTTCAAATACGCCTGAGCCTTGTATGGAGTCCCTGTGATATTTCCGACTTGATACAGTTTAAAACTAGATCGAACAACAGTCTCATGAGTGATATCTTTAGGTGATATGTCTAGCCTGCCTTTAATTGTAACGGCAGAGCATAGGAATGGTATAAACGCAAGCAGGTATAGGACGTTGAACATCGTATTGACACCGTACATCACCAATTAGCCCACGAAGTTTATATAGTACCGAAAACCCTATAATATCCAAGGTACTAATGAAATTACTGGTTACCCGGTCTTATGTTTTATGGTTAAATAAATTTTTTCACTGGTAATCTGTTAATCTACTTAGCACTGTTAGTTCAGGTTTGTTTTAATACCCTGTACATTCCAAGAACAGGTATTATTGTAGTGGATTTGTGACGGTGTTTATTGCCAATCTTTCAGACAATATCTTCTCTACAACCTGTTCGAGATCAACGTTTTATTAGCCTGCCACGGTATTTGGATCCTACACGAATTACACCACGTGCATGTTCCTCATATGGGGCCTTACATATGTATTTACAAACCAACCAAGTAGAAACGTAGTTATGAAGGCCTTTAGTGCGAGTATCCAATCGTAAATAATCCACTCACTTAGTGAATAGCTTTCTGGCATAAGGGTTACGGCACGGGAGCCGCCGACAGGGCGAATGGTCTTGTGACTGTTAAGATGTATGGGTTCCGCACCCATACATTTGAATTTTGATTTTTCCTTCCCCCCCCCCGATGCGGACTCTGTGAAAAAACCAAAACTATAAAACTGAAATCTTGAGCAACTGTAGCGTTCTGAACATTCAAGTAACCAACGAAATCATCCAGAATGGCTAAAGGTACGTGAGGGGTGGTATCCTGCTTAAAACCGTTTAGTTGTTCATAAGAAAACCATTAATGGCTTTTTCAATTTCCTGTTAAGGTGAGTTTGGCGCATCGTGATCTTAAGCATCGTTTTACGGATAAAACAACTGTTTATAGTCGAGTCCCCATTGGGAGTGTTGAGAGATGTTTTGGACTTCATGTTCACTGCGTGGGCAAGTCCAAGACTGTAAAGTAGCTGTTGCATAGCACCAGCGAAATTTGAATCTCTCATTTGCTGTGAAAAGCCGCTTCATATAATGCGCGTGTCTCAGGTATATGCAGTGCTTATGATCAGGATTGTTCACGTCGTATTCACAGTCGAAATCTGCTAGTGAGCCAATGAGCACATTGCAACTATTGCAGAAGAATAGTCAGCTGTTTTTTTTAAGAACTAACTAGATAGGTTGCTCCGTGGAGTCTCCATTTACTAACTAAACGATTAACAGACATGGCTCAAAACCGTGACGCTTCCCAAGTTTTTGGTGTTGCTAGAATCTACGCTTCTTTCAACGACACTTTCGTCCACGTGACTGATTTGTCCGGTAAGGAAACCATCGCCAGAGTTACTGGTGGTATGAAGGTCAAGGCTGACAGAGATGAATCTTCTCCATACGCTGCGATGTTGGCTGCTCAAGACGTTGCGGTTAAGTGTAAGGAAGTCGGTATTACCGCTGTCCACGTCAAGATCAGAGCTACTGGTGGTACCAAGACCAAGACTCCAGGTCCAGGTGGTCAAGCCGCTTTGAGAGCTTTGGCTAGATCTGGTTTGAGAATCGGTCGTATCGAAGACGTTACCCCAGTTCCATCCGACTCTACCAGAAAGAAGGGTGGTAGAAGAGGTAGAAGATTGTGAATTCCTTGCAAGTTATCTTGTTTGGTTTTCAGCTTCCCACTTCTGTGCATATATAGCTCCTATACATGTATATCATATATTGTAACTCCACATCTTTTTTCAACCAAACTACTTTATTTCTGATCAGTTCTTTAAACGAGTTCTAATAGCACTATAATAATAAATGAATACACTGTTTGTATTAAATTACACAGTACACAACTCTATCTATGCACGCAAAGAGCAATAGTAGGTTTAGTAAACGAAACCCAAGATTTTACCAGCAACGTGCTTTCTGTGAGCCTCTTCGTGGTCCATAATACCTGCAGAGGTGGTCAAAATAACGTAACCGAATTGTCTAGCTGGCAACAAGTTCGCAGTCCACTTTTCCATATCGTTAATCTTAACGTTGAATCTTGGGGAAATGACACCACACTTGTTCAATCTACCGTTTAATTGAACAACAATCTTACCAGATCTGTGGTCATCAATGTATTCGAACTCACCAATGTAACCGTGCTTTTGCATAACTTGCAAGAACTTGATGATCACCTTGGAGGATGGTCTGATCAAGACTTGACGCTTACCGGACTTTTCAGCGTTGTTGATGGCATTCAAAGCATCTGCTAGTACAGAGGTTCTGGTCATTGTTACTTGTTGATATTCCTAAAACAAAAATTCGAATAGCCTATTAAACCTCTAACCAAGTAATGATGGATATTGCAAAATTCATGTCATGTTACCTGTAAAAGAAGCGTGAGTTTAGCGCGTATAGCGAAAATCGAAAATTTCACGGTAAACCGAATGACTGTTGTCCGTAGTAGTGTAATGTATGGGTTTACATGCTGTCTTTCAAAGGCTCCAAAATGGGGTGTGTGGGTGTGTGGTGTTTTGCGTCGCTTAATGCCCTCCGAGTTTTCTACTCGCAGGGTGGCGCCAGTTTGTATGGCATCTGCTAACTAAAAAACAAGATACTGAAGTGAGTTTGCCACCATAATTAGCGCGAAAGCACAGTAAAGACAATAATCAAAGATGGCTGTATGTTAGAAGTGTTAAGAAGTGTTAATCAACTGGTTGCGGGCAACTCAAATGTACTAAGGAACGGCCGGTGTTGACTGCTGACGGTCGACTTATGGGTGATTGTCGCATAAGCGTCACATAGACATTGAGTGCTGCAAGAAAGATTACAGAGAGGGCTTATACTAACGATATTATTACAGGCTAAGAAGTCCTTCAAGATCAAGCAAAAGTTGGCTAAGGCTAAGAACCAAAACAGACCATTGCCACAATGGTTCAGATTGAAGACCAACAACACCATCCGTTACAACGCTAAGAGAAGAAACTGGAGAAGAACCAAGATGGGTATCTAAGCGAATTCCATGTCATGTGGTATTTCCTATGTACATTACCGCTTTGTTGAAATCGACTTTTTATCCCAGCTTGCTTGCTAGAACGGTAGCTTTTCTTTAACGGTATGCTTACTTTCTAGATTAGTGTAACTTTGTCTTTAATGGTATATTTGTGCAAATATATATCTCACTAATAAGCCTTTTTTTGGATATTAACTACATCTATTAGAGGAAGAAATATATGCTCTCAGAGAGATTCCCAATGTTCAAACCACCAATCATTAAAAATTTCAGATACTATCTAGCATAAGAAAGGTTTCACATACTCATCATTGCATATATTAATCTACCCTCTAAAATTTAAGAATTGGGCTTTTGTAGTATGTGTACGGTAGCCTGCCAATCCTCTGATTGGCTGATGTAGACTGCCTTTACCGTGCTAACCGCCCTTCAAGAACTTTAACAGCTGTTGCTGCTTGCTGGAGTATTGTGGGTGGGAAGTGGAAGTTGTATTTCTTCGCTTCTTAAGTActttttttattttcttcCTATAGGCAATCGCGATAAGTTAAGCAGCAAGGGAAATGAGGGCTTGCCAAAATACGTAGTAACAATCAGCTCCCAGGAGATCGGATTGAGGCCTTTCCCTGCCTAGTTGTGAGCGCTGGAGCTACTTAGCGGCTAAACCTATAGGTCACGTGCTTATATACAAAAATGGCGTCGACTGGCACCCCAGTAGCTACATTACGTCAAATTTATGGTGCAGACTGTGTATAGTGCGGGATTGGTGTACTATACTACCATATAGCTTTGAAATGTTTGAGTAGTATCCGTTCTCTCTACCGAAGATTTTTTTACGCTAATTGGCAACCCTTTAGGCCTAGACAGCAGAACATTTGGGTAGTAATGTAGTTAGAAGCCTTGAACACCAATTCATAGTTTGAAGATAAAAGAACTAGATAGGAGCCATCGTTTACGTCTTCTATTAGAAAGTCGCAATCGGTACTGCTCTAAGATCATAAATAAATTTCAGCATgttaaaaaaattttcataAGCAACATGAATTTAATACTTGAAGAACCTTTTTGATTTAACAAAAAATCAGACATATACACTAGTCCTTCAATTAAATTTGGTTATTTTTACCTAATAAGAACCAGTATTAATTGCACTAATAATTTTAAGACATAATGCCACCAAAGAAGCAAGTTGAAGAGAAAAAGGTTTTATTGGGCCGCCCTGGTAATAACTTAAAAGCTGGTATTGTCGGTTTAGCGAACGTTGGTAAATCAACTTTTTTCCAAGCAATTACAAGATGTCCATTGGGTAACCCAGCCAACTATCCTTTCGCTACTATTGATCCAGAAGAGGCTCGTGTTATTGTCCCATCTCCAAGATTTGAGAAATTATGTGAAATCTATAATCCTGCTTCTAAAGTTCCAGCTCATTTGACTGTTTATGATATTGCAGGTTTAACCAGAGGTGCAAGTAAAGGTGAAGGTCTAGGTAACTCTTTCTTGTCCCACATTAGAGCTGTTGATTCCATCTATCAAGTTGTTCGTTGTTTCGACGATGCTGAAATTATCCATATCGAAGGTGACGTCAATCCAGTTAGAGACTTGGAAATTATCAACACCGAATTGAGATTAAAGGATATTGAATTCGCCAACAAACATTTGGAGGCTATTGATAAGATAACAAAAAGAGGTGGTCAATCCCTTGAAGTTAAGCAAAAGAAGGAAGAGGCTATCCTAGTGAAGAAGATTATTGAGTTGTTAGAATCCGGCCAAAGGGTTGCAAACCAATCGTGGTCTCCTAAGGAAGTTGAGATCATTAACTCAATGTTTTTGTTGACTGCCAAGCCATCTATTTACTTGATCAATCTCTCTGAGAAAGATTTCATCAGGAAAAAGAACAAGCATTTGTTGAAAATCAAGGAGTGGGTTGACCAATACTCTCCTGGCGATTTGATCATCCCATTCTCTGTCTGCTTCGAAGAGAGACTATCTCACATGTCCCTTGAAGAGGCTGACGAGGAATGTAAGAACTTGGGTGTCCAATCTGCTTTGCCAAAAATCATCACTACAATGAGAGAAAAGCTAGAGTTGATTTCTTTCTTCACATCTGGTGCTGACGAAGTTAGAGAATGGACCATTAGAAAGGGTACTAAGGCCCCACAGGCTGCTGGTGTCATCCACAATGACCTAATGAACACCTTTATTTTGGCTCAGGTTATGAAGTACGAAGATGTTGTGGAATACAAAGATGACAATGCTATTAAAGCTGCAGGTAAGATGCAACAAAAAGGTAAAGAGTACGTTGTAGAAGACGGTGATGTTATCTACTTCAGAGCAGGTGCTGGTAAGAACTAATCCTCATTGACTCATATGAATTCATGTACTCGACTTATAAATAGCCATTATGATAGTCGCTTTATACAACTCTTGGAACTCTTTCTTAAGTAATTCAGTTAAAGATGTGACCTAGAAATAAACAGCCACGTTATATACAAGAGCTACATCGCTAGCAATTAGTTAAATAGGAAAGAATACCATTTCTCTTTTCTTTTAACACGCTCAGCTTGGGGAACAAACGCTTTAACATGTTCTTCAATCCTAGCAATACCTGTTTTCTCATCATACTGTCTTCCTAGGACATCAATAAATTTACCTTCTGGGTCCATCAAATAGAAGAATATAGAATGGTCCACCAAGTAGTCCTGACCAGGCTTAATATTTGGTGGGGTTGAAAAGTAAACTCTATATTGTTTGCATGCGTTCTTTACTTGCTCGTAAGTACCGGTCAACCCGATAATATCAGGGTGAAATTCGCTCAAATATTGTTTCAAAATCTCAGGTGAGTCTCTAGCGGGATCGCAAGTAATAAATATTGGCTTTAGTTCAATTCCCTTTTGCTTTAAACCATCTAGCCATAGAGATAACTTGTCTAATTCATCAGGGCAGATATCAGGACAACGACTAAAACCAAAATAAATAATGGAAAACCCACCTAGAAGATTCTTCTCAGTAAATTCATTTCCATTGAAGTCCACTAATTCAAATGGTCCACCGACAGCAGGCTTACCATATCCTCTGTTAGCTTCTGCTTCCTTTTCTGTTTCTAAtctcttcttctcttttcTAAAGTAGTATACCAAGACACCTCCGATAGCGAATGACAGAAGTAAACCTTTCCATGTATCAAACTCAATAGAGCCAGCTTTGTTCACTTTACTAGGAGGTTCTTTGCTTCCTATAGGAATTCTACTTAGGGGTCTTTTCGTGGAAGGCTCTTTTGTTGGTGTCTGAAGTCGAGGCTGAACCGTTGAGAAAAACTTTTGCGATAGTACCGGATAGTAGAGTGATCTACTTAAATTGAGCGTAGCGCCTGTAATGAGTTTGGTCCTCGAGAGCATCTTGAGTTACTTCAGTATTCTTCTCGTAACTTAAATTCTTAGTGAGCAGTTGATTGTCACAATCTAGTGTAAAAAATTGCTTAGCCTTTTAACCAGCTGCTACTGTACGACAAAGTCCTGAAAACCATAATATATACACATAAGAAAGCTATTCAAGTTGAGGGCGTTCAATTGATTCTTCTAGTTCTATATATCGTAGGGGCATTATCTTGTTAACCTTTTTAAGATGGTTCGGTCTTCTTAATATACTGAGGTGTATCAAGAATACCTTCTAAAATGTCGTTATTCAATAAAAGAATACCAATATGGGAAATTTAAATGGTTCCAAATATGGTTTTGCTTCAGATCGAAGAAATTCATGAGTCAATAGTATTGcttatattattattcttCAATTTCAGAGTTTCCAAATGTATGTTTACTTTATGCCCAAAAGAGTATATTACCATTTTACATTAAAATGCAAGGACGAAGTACGTAAAGAAAAAGTGTTCTTTGATGCTTTCATTTAGAATTGGTCGTCAGCTTACTTTCGATTGGCAGTTAGTTTGATTCGCTTTGTAGCATAACGGAATGACGGTAAACCCCTTCCTTAATGATGAAATAACACCTCCGGCATCACCTGCAGAAAGAAGAGCATTTATTAATAACGCTAATCCAGGTGGACTAAGGTATAACTCCCCCACAATTCCACCTGTTTTGCCAAATGCTCACCTTTCACCTCATCGTGCGCCATCCTCCCCATCCAGGGCGGCTGCAAGGTACTCTCCTCAGAGATCTAGTATATTCAATGCTGAAAGTCCTCATGCGGTAACCGCCAATAACAGGTATGAAGCTAATATGTTACAATCACCTTATAGAAAGCAGCATGCGGTCGTTAATATTtcagatgatgaagatgacgatGATTCTATATTCTTTGGAAGCCCATTGCGCAATAATCTTACCGCTTCCTTTAAAAGTTCTACTGACCGATCGACTTCTGATTCTGCCAATATTAATGTAGATACAGAGAGTACCCTTTCCGGGGATACCATTGGAAGCACAATTTTTCAACTGAACCACCCTAGAAGGGAATACACTAGGCGCTATCAATCAGAGGTAAGAAAAGCCCCTCCTCCAGAGAAGCGGAAGAATATATTGACATTAGACAATCCAATCCCCAGTGGCTTATTAGGAATTTTGCCGTGTGGTAATTCTCATGAATTTTCTGAGATGAGATACACAGCCTGTACAAGTAATCCTGACGACTTTGTAGAAGAGGGCTACACCTTAAGAATGGCCGAAATGAATAGAGAGTGTCAGGTCGTTATATGTGTTACGCTTTTTGATGAAGACAAATACAGCCTTGCAACCACGTTACACTCTATCCAAAGAAATGTTGCTCATTTATGTAAACGTAGCAAGTCATCCGTTTGGGGTAAGAATGGGTGGAAAAAGATTCAGGTAGTAATTGTAAGTGACGGCAGGTCACACATTTCTAACGGTACGCTGGATTATATGAGTGCGCTAGGAGTGTATCAAGAGGATATGGCTAAGTCATCTGTTAATGGTCAACCTGTCCAGGCGCATATTTTTGAATTGACCACACAGGTATCAATAGATGAGACACTAAATTACAAAAGTGGAAGTGTGGTACCCTGCCAAATTGTGTTTTGTTTAAAAGAGCAACGAGTGAACAAGATAAATTCGCATAGGTGGCTTTTTAATGCATTTTGCCCAATTTTAGATCCTAGAGTTGTCATCTTAGTTGATGTCGGCACAAGGCTAAATGATACGGCAGTATATCATTTATGGAAAGTGTTTGATCTGGATTCTAatgttgctgctgctgctggtCAAGTTACTACTGTGAAGGGCAAACTTGGTTACAAATTGCTCAATCCGTTGGTGGGTGCACAGAACTTCGAGTATAAAATGTCAAATATCCTCGATAAGCCGGTAGAAAGCGTCTTTGGATATCTTTCAGCTCTACCAAGTGCCTTATCAGCCTACAGGTATATTGCTTTAAAAAATCATGCAGACGGATCAGGACCTTTGAGCTCCTATTTCCTTGGTGAGAAACTTGATAGCAAGGTAAAGAATATTTTTACAGCCAATATG
This window of the Eremothecium sinecaudum strain ATCC 58844 chromosome VII, complete sequence genome carries:
- the BPH1 gene encoding Bph1p (Syntenic homolog of Ashbya gossypii AFR620W; Syntenic homolog of Saccharomyces cerevisiae YCR032W (BPH1)) translates to MVNGTRNLAELLDELLDLSFEKGEGESKQHILRELLTNLHIDGNTKDSIREYIELEFAEKLTNLGAAVRDFKNNYDAWREFIKYEYDESTRTGYAVALQLVILLISNSLLNKQLFANEFGLKGDLKLRLDTCEDEIVLIRLRELYYDVLSVSANPIDLLILYTDIDSNRSSKLNVLNHLAEGLTEPYLQSYLQFENCYYMFFLETGLTSFTIDIWLELLNVSSNRILTIAGNICVEVKEGVLYVTNDEFIIAMFDAFDFSLLTIYHVALVFDGIQLTLNIDGNNVQSVNLIQSEINVFDRLELGSTNSSFKLYRITIWKNDLSGSMLKLIHKMGLLWCVNEDWAPFYENLALGGTQHMVDYTQFRSLAESNILDDRLARTWIATLERDSASYTLSLSDDNAAEYSKCLYYKSSDILSNMNAIFALRIVIILIWEASEVGFIYGLLEHLFILLKCRSLKRQFESEFGYTLLSHLLTGSLSEKSGTAMSIDFLNLILGFCGWRNDDPSLSMISNKDAYKKLVMNLGLWANGASISQEQCEILRFLLFQTDWIQHSNYSEYNKLQIKDLKIIEAFTIQQHLLYSEAGKQNIINNLRPDLVNFYASLLQTDLTHKDIAYLLHFVYYELKSYHFESADIVLNSIDKVLLKALKEDDQIMVGKICNSIPLKILMVIINEGSIGESLTVTGLSLLFKCLSIQHSAHKSFAKSGGYLLLLSILKSTAYFRLEKIVKLLFSISVGQAIDPNSPDYDRTAHLEGTDISHIAIEVHALILSFFQHFVDRGVEEAVIERLESSICSYISMLKESANGGNFETLLFDPNASPLTEHLSNLLVSLQASPHKHLHRKSAACIVEFMANNVLRHVKQDHSLVFLDYLRGILSMKGANEPYTGKKTSNKHINYIKPFICMEILPIVLEKFLEPQFILEAQLQQTPSVFKNIIGIFEEVQALLCSFLRDPEEYLRLQKCGLTLLDVVKDCSITNPKQSDVSKLIQLVQSVMYNFLYLIMNQQLGLSEVQWTEFLKRLLFFQEALFGMKTSKVEKDFSSICMVFLIYCIQKLPGNENVVLAVSCLRTIIVHHEGKLRSVAYILSRSHRETISGYLSQIMASNDDEVIRSLQSPKATASFDPIYSEFLQNTLVKKVTMNDSNEFSSKGAAYESLLQIKSSVMENVLIETQNIYNIFKKDNALFAQKIVKSESKRVLNFINDLEGDLIHSHQKMNDLKLDTEKFKKLHGFSSTFRQEWSLDACEDYNRMKKRLVSLYLNPLENSDNQQLVTDRTITPNSQSNQIKYYHGGIVPSKLVPDIEKLDIANKDTEDNNRKVLRSLKSGDNIRRIWNCTRITGLNLTEGILVLGSYHLYFIENYIFSSKEKKVCNLADVPSSARDVTARLIAGTTESSIKNEKERLIISWELAKLVILIKRPFLLRDVAIEFIFEHGRSCLVTFSNTTVRDNVYRHMDKAFKGTEMDPVLFETLNGVNQRTYEIGFKNGISAATLSTKFASVFSPTANLVDTLQSLKLWRNGYISNFYYLIIVNTLAGRTFNDLTQYPVFPWVIADYTSEELDLSDPKSFRDLSKPIGVQDSTIMQQFVERYEALSALEDDNSPPFHYGTHYSSAMIVSSYLIRLQPFVVSYLLLQGGRFGPPDRIFNSIERSWKSASSENTTDVRELIPEFFYLPDFLTNVNDYEFGKLQSGEQVGDVILPPWAKNDPKIFISKNREALESPYVSENLHKWIDLIFGFKQKGKEAIESVNVFNRLSYPGAVHLDSINDENERRTITGIIHNFGQTPLQLFDLPHPPRNFRGIRQLGNSFSDTLRLPDSSVRMTSAIDDQSTIASVELSYSHNQPQWTGYFHDTIALLGTTARVTEQTSLLVGNKLFKNMHSTTITSLANYHDHYFITGDDIGICKLWKASVTGDSSHVEHVKNFYGHFSEIKEIVAAKEYNTFLTLDTSGAVYTWDILNGDVIQTITEKATHASLSGSTGNIVTATKDGKVTVYDLNGTKYTSIALEERITAISFMSFNNIDASEKRHMYWKEEDIVIVGNDAGKIGLYELTNRSGKWDLIRLQSILSGKENKITAISSRIRTKEQTSDSSEVAEVTRAEIAAGDSQGYIHIWM